In the genome of Stigmatella aurantiaca, one region contains:
- the ychF gene encoding redox-regulated ATPase YchF, producing the protein MALSIGIVGLPNVGKSTLFNALSAAGAQAANYPFCTIEPNVGVVPVPDERLDKLSALIKPLKKVPTSLEFVDIAGLVRGASKGEGLGNQFLANIRQVDAVLHVLRCFEDDNVTHVEGGVNPVRDRDVVDTELCLKDLETVEKRRERSQRNAKMGGKAGDEAKAELALLDRIKAGLDSAITVRAQKLNEEEHAAIRELFLLTDKPVLYVANIGENQIGKEDASVHVKAVREMAEKEGAGVVVLAAAMEAEIQQLPEEERPGFLESAGLTEPGLHKVVRAGYKLLGLQTYFTVGEQECRAWTIHTGFKAPQAAGVIHSDFERGFIKAEVMRWEDLIKLGSESAVKEKGLLRVEGKEYVVQDGDCMHFRFNV; encoded by the coding sequence ATGGCGCTCTCCATTGGAATCGTCGGACTGCCCAACGTGGGCAAGTCCACCCTGTTCAACGCCCTGTCCGCCGCGGGCGCGCAGGCGGCCAACTACCCGTTCTGCACCATCGAGCCCAACGTGGGCGTGGTGCCCGTGCCGGACGAGCGGCTGGACAAGCTCTCGGCCCTCATCAAGCCCCTGAAGAAGGTGCCCACCTCGCTGGAGTTCGTGGACATCGCGGGCCTGGTGCGCGGCGCCTCGAAGGGCGAGGGCCTGGGCAACCAGTTCCTGGCCAACATCCGCCAGGTGGACGCGGTGCTGCACGTGCTGCGCTGCTTCGAGGACGACAACGTCACCCACGTGGAGGGCGGGGTGAACCCCGTCCGGGACCGGGACGTGGTGGACACGGAGCTGTGCCTCAAGGACCTGGAGACGGTGGAGAAGCGCCGCGAGCGCTCCCAGCGCAACGCGAAGATGGGCGGCAAGGCGGGCGACGAGGCCAAGGCGGAGCTGGCGCTGCTCGACCGCATCAAGGCGGGGCTGGACTCGGCCATCACCGTGCGCGCCCAGAAGCTGAACGAGGAGGAGCACGCGGCCATCCGCGAGCTGTTCCTGCTCACGGACAAGCCGGTGCTGTACGTGGCGAACATCGGCGAGAACCAGATCGGCAAGGAAGATGCCTCCGTGCACGTGAAGGCCGTGCGCGAGATGGCCGAGAAGGAGGGCGCCGGCGTGGTGGTGCTCGCCGCGGCCATGGAGGCCGAAATCCAGCAGCTGCCCGAGGAGGAGCGTCCGGGCTTCCTGGAGAGCGCGGGGCTGACCGAGCCGGGCCTGCACAAGGTGGTGCGCGCGGGCTACAAGCTCCTGGGCCTGCAGACGTACTTCACCGTGGGCGAGCAGGAGTGCCGCGCCTGGACGATTCACACGGGCTTCAAGGCCCCGCAGGCGGCCGGCGTCATCCACTCGGACTTCGAGCGCGGCTTCATCAAGGCTGAGGTGATGCGCTGGGAGGACCTCATCAAGCTCGGCAGCGAGAGCGCGGTGAAGGAGAAGGGCCTGCTGCGCGTGGAAGGCAAGGAGTACGTCGTCCAGGACGGCGACTGCATGCACTTCCGCTTCAACGTCTAG
- the agmC gene encoding adventurous gliding motility protein AgmC: MRMVLFWLGLLVAQRVLAEPDTFGFGSGRSGSLSVKDTDSAVINRYSPLSTPVAAGARELAVADAAGFTAGELVLLHASSGLTPTPDSGAQAPLALSGGPVGQFEFARVESVSAAGVRLTAPLLHGYPAPGTQVVSVPEYTQVQVGERASLRAAPWDGQVGGLLVFLVTGTLSNAGTVTVAGLGFRGGSMFNHARWTGCSDVDVPVTRGGAYKGEGLVAERFGVASGRGNLANGGGGGNCHNAGGGGGGHGGVGGQGGRSAVVDGARAVGGLGGAAVVYSPFERLVFGGGGGEGEGNNTFGTAGGAGGGAMLIRAGQVQGPGRFLANGSAAAATRLDGDDGAGGGGAGGAVSLRSGGALACGGVEASGGQGGDTTHATEETGPGGGGAGGVILLQGTPLACPASARAGAAGTWRIQNDSRGAGPVAGQDAPSQGLLRSVSFPVGPLAPPVLSQPLSGARGVASRPRFEGTAAPGAHVSLVLDGQPFAEVQLEEAQERFAYEAPTDLSPGAHEVRVSASWQGLFSALSAPVLFEVGGENAGAPAVVMVVPVEGARVEPTPLLAGKSPPDARVSVEVDTVEVAQVSADAEGRFRYVLSAEQALAPGMHQVSARVLGTQEGEALRSQVTAFEVVEPRELEAGCGCGAGPAGGLGGLAGLLGLWAARVRARAPGRRPPGGHLRSPGPRESPATPASR; this comes from the coding sequence ATGCGGATGGTTCTGTTCTGGCTCGGCCTTCTCGTGGCGCAACGCGTGCTCGCGGAGCCAGACACCTTCGGTTTCGGCTCGGGGCGCAGCGGCTCGCTGTCCGTGAAGGACACGGACTCCGCCGTCATCAACCGCTACAGCCCGCTGAGCACGCCCGTGGCGGCGGGGGCGCGGGAGCTGGCCGTGGCGGACGCCGCCGGCTTCACGGCGGGAGAGCTGGTGCTGCTCCACGCCTCCTCGGGGCTGACGCCCACGCCGGACTCCGGCGCCCAGGCCCCGCTGGCGCTCTCCGGTGGCCCGGTGGGCCAGTTCGAGTTCGCGCGCGTGGAGTCGGTCTCCGCGGCGGGGGTCCGGCTGACGGCGCCGCTGCTCCACGGCTACCCCGCGCCCGGTACGCAGGTGGTGAGCGTGCCGGAATACACGCAGGTGCAGGTGGGCGAGCGGGCCTCGCTGCGCGCGGCGCCGTGGGATGGGCAGGTGGGCGGGCTCCTGGTGTTCCTCGTCACCGGCACGCTGTCCAACGCGGGGACCGTCACCGTGGCGGGGCTGGGGTTCCGGGGCGGCAGCATGTTCAACCACGCCCGCTGGACCGGGTGCTCGGACGTCGATGTGCCCGTCACGCGCGGGGGCGCCTATAAAGGAGAGGGCTTGGTGGCGGAGCGCTTCGGCGTGGCCTCCGGGCGGGGCAACCTGGCCAACGGCGGCGGCGGCGGCAACTGCCACAACGCGGGCGGCGGCGGGGGCGGGCATGGGGGCGTGGGCGGCCAGGGCGGGCGCTCCGCCGTGGTGGATGGGGCGCGGGCGGTGGGCGGCCTGGGCGGCGCCGCGGTGGTGTACTCGCCCTTCGAGCGCCTCGTCTTCGGCGGCGGCGGCGGCGAAGGGGAGGGCAACAACACGTTTGGCACCGCGGGCGGCGCGGGCGGTGGGGCGATGCTCATCCGTGCAGGCCAGGTGCAGGGCCCGGGCCGCTTCCTGGCGAATGGGAGCGCCGCGGCGGCCACGCGGCTGGACGGAGACGATGGCGCGGGCGGCGGCGGGGCCGGCGGGGCCGTTTCGCTCCGGTCGGGGGGCGCCCTGGCCTGTGGCGGCGTGGAGGCCTCCGGGGGCCAGGGCGGGGACACCACGCATGCCACGGAGGAGACGGGGCCGGGGGGCGGGGGCGCAGGCGGCGTCATCCTGCTCCAGGGCACCCCGCTGGCCTGTCCCGCGTCCGCGCGCGCCGGGGCCGCCGGCACCTGGCGCATCCAGAACGATTCGCGCGGGGCAGGCCCCGTGGCGGGCCAGGACGCGCCCTCCCAGGGGCTTCTGCGGAGCGTCTCCTTTCCCGTGGGGCCGCTGGCGCCGCCCGTGCTGAGCCAGCCGCTGAGCGGGGCGCGCGGGGTGGCCTCACGCCCCCGGTTCGAGGGAACGGCGGCGCCGGGCGCGCACGTCTCGCTCGTGCTCGATGGCCAGCCCTTCGCGGAAGTCCAGCTGGAGGAGGCCCAGGAGCGCTTCGCGTATGAAGCCCCCACGGACCTGAGCCCGGGCGCCCACGAGGTGCGGGTGTCCGCCTCCTGGCAGGGCCTCTTCAGTGCGCTGTCCGCGCCGGTCCTCTTCGAGGTGGGCGGGGAGAACGCCGGCGCGCCGGCGGTGGTGATGGTGGTGCCCGTGGAGGGCGCGCGCGTGGAGCCCACGCCGCTGCTGGCCGGGAAGAGCCCGCCGGACGCACGGGTGTCCGTCGAGGTGGATACGGTGGAGGTGGCCCAGGTGTCCGCGGATGCCGAAGGGCGCTTTCGCTACGTGCTGTCCGCGGAGCAGGCCCTGGCGCCCGGGATGCACCAGGTCTCGGCCCGGGTGCTCGGCACGCAGGAGGGCGAGGCGCTCCGCTCGCAGGTGACGGCCTTCGAGGTGGTGGAGCCCCGGGAGCTGGAGGCGGGCTGCGGGTGTGGCGCGGGCCCGGCGGGAGGCCTGGGGGGCCTGGCCGGGCTGCTGGGGCTGTGGGCCGCTAGAGTCCGAGCACGAGCGCCAGGGCGGCGGCCACCTGGAGGTCACCTTCGCTCGCCAGGGCCTCGGGAATCTCCAGCGACACCGGCGTCTCGATGA
- a CDS encoding AtpZ/AtpI family protein, which produces MAQEPQDKTPPEPGSELSPTAREMRSAAPYMAAVWKLVGGAVVGVLGGYWLDRWWGTQPWLLVGLSLVGICVGFYAFLHEMTRLGKKR; this is translated from the coding sequence ATGGCACAGGAGCCCCAGGACAAGACGCCCCCGGAGCCGGGCAGCGAGCTGTCACCCACGGCCCGGGAGATGAGGTCGGCGGCGCCGTACATGGCGGCGGTCTGGAAGCTGGTGGGCGGGGCGGTGGTGGGGGTGCTGGGCGGGTACTGGCTGGACCGGTGGTGGGGAACGCAGCCCTGGCTGCTGGTGGGGCTGAGCCTGGTGGGGATCTGCGTGGGCTTCTACGCGTTCCTCCACGAGATGACGCGGCTGGGGAAGAAGCGGTGA
- the atpF gene encoding F0F1 ATP synthase subunit B, translating to MLLPSVLAASSFVEVRPGLIFWTLVTFILVAVVLRWKAWGPILSLVEEREKQITSAIESAKRERAEAEKLLADQKTAIAEARREAAEMMRKNQADMEKYRDELMNKSRKEAEELKLQARREIEDQKTKAIAEVRTMAVDLAMDVAGKLLSERMDDPKQRALAEQFVKGLPTPGTAPASRRAS from the coding sequence ATGCTCCTGCCTTCCGTCCTCGCCGCCAGCAGCTTCGTGGAGGTCCGCCCGGGCCTCATCTTCTGGACCCTCGTCACCTTCATCCTCGTGGCCGTGGTGCTGCGCTGGAAGGCGTGGGGACCCATCCTGTCGCTGGTGGAGGAGCGCGAGAAGCAGATCACCAGCGCCATCGAGAGCGCCAAGCGCGAGCGCGCCGAGGCGGAGAAGCTCCTGGCCGACCAGAAGACCGCCATCGCCGAGGCCCGCCGCGAGGCCGCCGAGATGATGCGCAAGAACCAGGCGGACATGGAGAAGTACCGCGACGAGCTCATGAACAAGAGCCGCAAGGAGGCCGAGGAGCTGAAGCTCCAGGCCCGCCGCGAGATTGAGGACCAGAAGACCAAGGCCATCGCCGAGGTGCGCACCATGGCGGTGGACCTGGCCATGGATGTGGCCGGCAAGCTCCTGTCCGAGCGCATGGATGACCCCAAGCAGCGCGCCCTGGCCGAGCAGTTCGTGAAGGGTCTGCCCACCCCGGGCACCGCGCCGGCCAGCCGCCGCGCCTCGTAG
- the atpB gene encoding F0F1 ATP synthase subunit A, whose protein sequence is MRKAMVLSAGLIAGAAFAAGPSAEGGEHKEDVAGYILHHVSDSHEYEFEVPLSHEHKVVHLPEILIPLREGACTKVMTDHGEVVPGLGAGCLDLSITKHTVMMWLAAALLILFVLGFSNRDKSKLVPRGVGANMFEMLIVFVRDELAIKNIGKEEGPRYVPYLLTAFFFILFMNMLGLVPWMATATGNLAITCGLAICTFILTQVAGIRAAGLGGYLGHLTGGVAPWLWPIMIPVEILGLFTKPFALTMRLFANMLAGHIVLFFLLGLIFMLGHPAVALVSVPFAMGIYLLELFVAFVQAYVFTMLSALFIGMGVAMGHHHDAHGEAGHGHKEGGASHDHGRAHA, encoded by the coding sequence ATGCGCAAGGCAATGGTTCTGTCCGCCGGTCTGATCGCGGGCGCCGCGTTTGCAGCGGGGCCTTCCGCGGAGGGCGGCGAGCACAAGGAGGACGTGGCGGGCTACATCCTCCACCACGTGTCGGACTCGCACGAGTACGAGTTCGAGGTGCCCCTCAGCCACGAGCACAAGGTCGTCCACCTGCCGGAGATTCTCATCCCCTTGCGCGAGGGGGCGTGCACCAAGGTGATGACGGACCACGGTGAGGTGGTTCCGGGCCTGGGCGCAGGCTGCCTGGACCTGTCCATCACCAAGCACACGGTGATGATGTGGCTGGCCGCCGCGCTGCTCATCCTCTTCGTTCTGGGCTTCAGCAACCGGGACAAGAGCAAGCTGGTGCCGCGCGGGGTGGGCGCCAACATGTTCGAGATGCTCATCGTCTTCGTCCGGGACGAGCTGGCCATCAAGAACATCGGCAAGGAGGAGGGCCCCCGGTACGTGCCCTACCTGCTGACGGCCTTCTTCTTCATCCTCTTCATGAACATGCTGGGCCTGGTGCCCTGGATGGCCACGGCCACCGGCAACCTGGCCATCACCTGCGGCCTGGCCATCTGCACCTTCATCCTCACCCAGGTGGCGGGCATCCGCGCCGCGGGCCTGGGCGGCTACCTGGGGCACCTGACGGGCGGCGTGGCCCCGTGGCTGTGGCCCATCATGATTCCGGTGGAAATCCTGGGCCTGTTCACCAAGCCCTTCGCCCTCACGATGCGTCTGTTCGCCAACATGCTGGCCGGCCACATCGTCCTCTTCTTCCTGCTGGGCCTCATCTTCATGCTCGGCCACCCCGCGGTGGCGCTCGTCAGCGTGCCCTTCGCCATGGGCATCTACCTGCTGGAGCTGTTCGTGGCCTTCGTGCAGGCGTACGTCTTCACCATGCTCTCGGCGCTGTTCATCGGCATGGGCGTGGCCATGGGCCACCACCATGACGCGCACGGCGAGGCCGGCCACGGCCACAAGGAAGGTGGCGCCAGCCACGACCACGGCCGGGCCCACGCCTAG
- the agmC gene encoding adventurous gliding motility protein AgmC, translated as MRITLGLLALLLAGRVGAEPDTFGLGTGRDGVLTVSTQNRNINSYAPLKASAAAGAVSLEVATPTGFAAGGLVLVHQSTGLTPVPASGDPQPLHLASGTVGRYEFARVASVSASTLTLTAPLLHGYPGGATQVVSVPEYTQLTIQKGASLRALPWDGSKGGILVALVSGALLNDGEVSVSGTGFRGGRFISHEDREGCVGLDEPAASGGSYKGEGLVVGRYGSASGYGNLANGGGGGNCHNAGGGGGAHAGVGGTGGRASAARGDQAVGGLGGAPVVYTPTERLLFGGGGGSGEGNENRGSGGGAGGGWMLLRAQKIDGTGLFTAEGAQPLITQGEDGAGGGGAGGAIVLRSAGGLICGAASARGGNGGDVRDTVAALGPGGGGGGGVVFLQGDSIACLSPVPGGTAGRSAVSNDSHGATPSNGNAGNASGRAQSVALPFQAPAAPTLLSPAQGATGVDPRPLLEFDAGQGVRVHLFMDGVPLASVDADRSGIFSFQVTTPLAPGPHALSAAAEFLGVWSPVVGPHRFEVSGGLPGPDGGEDAGAQPLLVVPGQDEVVGPMPLLAGTALAGTRVSLQVDGVEVAQVEVDGEGRFHHTLSAGQALAPGPHAATAQLLEEGTRPAPVPTRFEVVTSLGVGCGCGASAGAGGGVLGGLLALGALRRRRSRCR; from the coding sequence ATGCGAATCACCCTGGGACTGCTTGCCTTGCTGCTCGCGGGACGCGTGGGCGCGGAGCCGGACACCTTCGGACTGGGCACGGGCCGCGACGGCGTGTTGACCGTGTCCACCCAGAACCGGAACATCAACAGCTACGCCCCGCTGAAGGCCAGCGCCGCGGCGGGGGCGGTGTCCCTGGAGGTGGCCACCCCCACCGGCTTCGCGGCCGGGGGCCTGGTGCTCGTCCACCAGTCCACGGGGCTCACGCCCGTGCCGGCCTCGGGCGACCCGCAGCCCCTGCACCTGGCCAGCGGCACGGTGGGCCGGTACGAGTTCGCGCGCGTCGCCTCGGTCTCCGCCAGCACGCTGACGCTGACGGCGCCGCTGCTCCACGGCTATCCCGGCGGGGCCACCCAGGTGGTGAGCGTGCCCGAGTACACCCAGCTCACCATCCAGAAGGGGGCCTCGCTGCGGGCCCTGCCCTGGGATGGGAGCAAGGGCGGCATCCTCGTGGCGCTGGTGTCCGGGGCGCTGCTCAACGACGGCGAGGTGTCCGTCTCGGGGACGGGCTTTCGCGGGGGACGGTTCATCAGCCACGAGGACCGGGAGGGGTGCGTGGGGCTGGACGAGCCCGCGGCCAGCGGCGGCAGCTACAAGGGCGAGGGGCTGGTGGTGGGGCGCTACGGCTCGGCCTCGGGCTACGGGAACCTGGCCAACGGGGGCGGCGGCGGCAACTGCCACAACGCGGGCGGCGGGGGCGGCGCGCACGCGGGGGTGGGCGGCACCGGCGGGCGGGCCTCGGCCGCGCGGGGAGACCAGGCGGTGGGCGGCCTGGGCGGGGCCCCGGTGGTGTACACCCCCACCGAGCGCCTGCTCTTTGGCGGGGGCGGCGGCTCGGGCGAGGGCAATGAGAACCGGGGCTCCGGGGGCGGGGCGGGCGGCGGGTGGATGCTCCTGCGCGCCCAGAAGATCGACGGGACGGGGCTCTTCACCGCCGAGGGGGCCCAGCCATTGATTACCCAGGGAGAGGATGGGGCGGGCGGCGGCGGGGCGGGCGGCGCCATCGTCCTGCGGTCGGCGGGCGGGTTGATCTGCGGCGCCGCGTCGGCGCGCGGGGGCAACGGCGGGGATGTGCGCGACACGGTGGCCGCGCTCGGTCCCGGCGGCGGGGGCGGCGGGGGCGTCGTCTTCCTGCAGGGTGACTCCATCGCCTGTCTGTCCCCGGTCCCGGGGGGCACCGCCGGCCGGTCGGCGGTGAGCAACGACTCCCACGGGGCCACCCCCTCCAATGGCAACGCGGGGAATGCCTCGGGGCGCGCGCAGAGCGTCGCCCTGCCGTTCCAGGCCCCCGCCGCGCCCACGTTGCTCTCCCCCGCGCAGGGCGCCACGGGGGTGGATCCGCGCCCCCTCCTCGAGTTCGACGCGGGGCAAGGGGTCCGGGTGCACCTGTTCATGGATGGGGTGCCCTTGGCCTCCGTGGACGCGGACCGGAGTGGCATCTTCTCGTTCCAGGTCACCACGCCCCTGGCCCCAGGGCCGCACGCGCTGAGCGCCGCCGCGGAGTTCCTGGGCGTCTGGAGCCCCGTGGTGGGCCCGCACCGCTTCGAGGTGTCCGGAGGGCTGCCCGGGCCGGACGGCGGGGAGGACGCGGGGGCGCAGCCGCTGCTGGTGGTGCCAGGCCAGGACGAGGTGGTGGGCCCCATGCCGCTGCTGGCCGGCACGGCGCTGGCGGGCACGCGCGTGAGCCTCCAGGTGGACGGGGTGGAGGTGGCCCAGGTGGAGGTGGATGGCGAGGGCCGGTTCCACCACACGCTGAGCGCCGGGCAGGCCCTGGCCCCCGGGCCCCACGCCGCCACCGCCCAGCTCCTGGAGGAGGGCACCCGTCCCGCGCCCGTGCCCACGCGGTTCGAGGTCGTCACCTCCCTGGGGGTGGGCTGTGGGTGCGGGGCCTCGGCCGGCGCGGGGGGCGGGGTGCTGGGAGGACTGCTGGCACTCGGGGCCTTGCGCCGCCGCCGCTCCCGGTGCCGGTGA
- a CDS encoding S8 family serine peptidase yields the protein MGLRQRLSVLAFLALGACVSPESGPVPGESPVRLVTSRGLLRTGGEWVPGQYIVVLKEPLAGAGPVGVEAGARGLAARHGVQVERTYTHALRGFLVRASEAQAQQLAAEPSVKYVVEDGRAAPDAVQTVLPWGLDRIGQQDLPLNGAYTHTFTGKGVHAYVIDTGIRATHAEFGGRVSLDYTGVPEGPGAGDCQGHGTHVAGILGGTTWGVAKDVSLHSVRVFGCEGGAPWSTVLGAVDWVTAHHLKPAVAILSLSGGANQAVDDAVRNSIAAGIVYAVSAGNQNTNACALSPARLAEALTVGATDREDHRAPFSNHGPCLDLFAPGAGIASAGHGGDTATHTLGGTSMAAAHVAGAAALFLEFNPTAQPSLVAQALTGYASVDKVLQPGRGTPNRLLFSNPHIATPFEIIARHSAQCLEVVGGSAEAGAGLMQTVCHTGPSQRFRFEPVSPGVYRIVAQHSGQCLDATSGPPEAPDALLQQPCHPGGTQRFHLVARDGGFYRITAQHTGQCLDMGGGPAAPGSPLVQSSCHDGPSQQFRLN from the coding sequence ATGGGACTTCGCCAGCGCCTGTCCGTCCTCGCCTTCCTGGCGCTGGGGGCCTGCGTCTCGCCGGAGTCCGGGCCGGTGCCCGGGGAGTCCCCGGTCCGCCTGGTGACGTCGCGGGGCCTGCTGCGCACCGGGGGCGAGTGGGTGCCCGGGCAGTACATCGTCGTGCTCAAGGAGCCCCTCGCCGGCGCCGGGCCCGTGGGGGTGGAGGCGGGGGCGCGGGGGCTCGCCGCCCGCCATGGCGTGCAGGTGGAGCGCACGTACACGCACGCGCTGCGGGGCTTCCTGGTGAGGGCCTCGGAGGCCCAGGCCCAGCAGCTCGCCGCGGAGCCCTCCGTGAAGTACGTGGTGGAGGACGGCCGGGCCGCCCCCGATGCCGTGCAGACGGTGCTCCCCTGGGGGCTGGACCGGATTGGCCAGCAGGACCTGCCGCTCAACGGCGCCTACACCCACACCTTCACCGGCAAGGGGGTGCATGCCTACGTCATCGACACGGGCATCCGCGCCACGCACGCCGAGTTCGGTGGCCGCGTCTCGCTGGACTACACCGGCGTGCCGGAGGGCCCTGGCGCCGGGGACTGCCAGGGCCATGGCACCCATGTGGCCGGCATCCTGGGCGGCACCACGTGGGGGGTGGCCAAGGACGTCTCCCTGCACTCGGTGCGCGTGTTCGGCTGCGAGGGCGGCGCGCCCTGGTCCACGGTGCTGGGCGCGGTGGACTGGGTGACGGCCCACCACCTCAAGCCCGCCGTGGCCATCCTGAGCCTGAGCGGCGGGGCCAACCAGGCGGTGGATGACGCGGTCCGCAACTCCATCGCCGCGGGCATCGTCTACGCGGTGTCCGCGGGCAACCAGAACACCAACGCCTGTGCCCTGTCCCCCGCCCGCCTCGCCGAGGCCCTCACCGTGGGCGCCACGGACCGCGAGGACCACCGCGCCCCCTTCTCCAACCATGGCCCGTGCTTGGACTTGTTCGCCCCGGGCGCGGGCATCGCCTCGGCCGGGCACGGCGGCGACACGGCCACGCACACCCTGGGCGGCACCTCCATGGCCGCCGCGCACGTGGCGGGCGCCGCGGCGCTGTTCCTGGAGTTCAACCCCACCGCACAGCCGTCCCTCGTGGCCCAGGCGCTCACCGGGTACGCCTCGGTGGACAAGGTCCTCCAGCCGGGACGCGGCACCCCCAACCGCTTGCTGTTCTCCAACCCCCACATCGCCACGCCGTTCGAGATCATCGCGAGGCACAGCGCCCAGTGTCTGGAGGTGGTGGGGGGCAGCGCGGAGGCGGGCGCGGGCCTCATGCAGACCGTCTGCCACACCGGCCCCAGCCAGCGCTTCCGGTTCGAGCCCGTGTCGCCCGGGGTGTACCGCATCGTGGCGCAGCACAGCGGCCAGTGCCTGGATGCCACCAGCGGCCCCCCGGAGGCGCCGGACGCGCTCCTCCAGCAGCCCTGCCACCCGGGCGGCACCCAGCGCTTCCACCTCGTCGCGCGGGACGGAGGGTTCTACCGCATCACGGCTCAGCACACCGGCCAGTGCCTGGACATGGGCGGAGGGCCCGCCGCGCCCGGCAGCCCGCTGGTGCAGTCCTCCTGCCACGACGGGCCCAGCCAGCAGTTCAGGCTCAACTGA
- a CDS encoding SDR family NAD(P)-dependent oxidoreductase yields MGTLDGKVAIITGGGSGIGFAIAERFAREGAQVVLAGRRPQRLEEAAAKIGRGARGVPTDVGDEAQVKRLMDSVPQVDLLVTCAGGAVFGPVEDVPTEAWSDMFKSRLFGQLSAVRYAVPKMAPGSSIVLCSGVAGRSALTQYAGGAALCGGINAMGASLAVELAPKGIRVNVLSPGLTRDTAIDWGIPPEKLGAFMDGLVDRIPLRRSGTVHDMADAAFFLSTNAYATGQVLDIDGGWTAV; encoded by the coding sequence ATGGGTACTTTAGACGGGAAAGTCGCCATCATCACGGGTGGAGGTTCGGGGATCGGTTTCGCGATTGCCGAGCGTTTCGCGCGCGAGGGAGCGCAGGTGGTGCTCGCAGGGCGCAGGCCGCAGCGGCTGGAAGAGGCCGCGGCGAAGATCGGACGGGGGGCGCGGGGCGTGCCCACGGACGTCGGAGACGAGGCCCAGGTCAAACGGCTCATGGACTCGGTGCCCCAGGTGGATCTGCTGGTCACCTGCGCGGGCGGCGCGGTGTTCGGCCCCGTCGAGGACGTGCCCACCGAGGCCTGGAGTGACATGTTCAAATCCCGCCTCTTCGGGCAGCTCTCCGCGGTGCGCTATGCCGTGCCGAAGATGGCGCCGGGCAGCTCCATCGTGCTGTGCTCGGGCGTCGCCGGGCGCTCGGCCCTGACGCAGTACGCGGGCGGCGCGGCGCTGTGTGGTGGCATCAATGCCATGGGGGCCTCGCTGGCCGTCGAGCTGGCGCCCAAGGGCATCCGGGTCAACGTCCTGTCGCCCGGGCTGACGCGGGACACGGCCATCGACTGGGGCATTCCCCCCGAGAAGCTGGGCGCCTTCATGGACGGCCTGGTGGACCGGATTCCGCTGCGGCGCTCGGGCACCGTGCACGACATGGCGGACGCGGCCTTCTTCCTGTCGACGAATGCCTATGCCACTGGCCAGGTGCTCGACATCGATGGCGGGTGGACGGCGGTATAG
- a CDS encoding ATP synthase F0 subunit C: MTNLALAFLAAGIGAGLSIIGAGLGIGKLAAAAMDATGRQPAAGGDIRTTMIIAAALIEGATLFALVVCILLATKT, encoded by the coding sequence ATGACCAACCTCGCTCTTGCCTTCCTGGCCGCTGGTATCGGCGCCGGCCTCTCCATCATCGGTGCCGGCCTGGGCATCGGTAAGCTCGCCGCCGCCGCCATGGACGCGACCGGCCGTCAGCCCGCCGCCGGTGGCGACATCCGCACCACGATGATCATCGCCGCGGCGCTCATCGAAGGCGCCACGCTGTTCGCGCTCGTGGTCTGCATCCTGCTGGCCACCAAGACCTAA